Proteins encoded within one genomic window of Tachysurus vachellii isolate PV-2020 chromosome 16, HZAU_Pvac_v1, whole genome shotgun sequence:
- the ppp1r12a gene encoding protein phosphatase 1 regulatory subunit 12A isoform X6: MDMVTFLVEHGACINQPDNEGWIPLHAAASCGYLDIAEYLINEGANVGVVNSEGETPLDIAEEEPMEELLKNEINRQGVDIEAARKEEERIMLRDARQWLNSGQINDVRHTKSGGTALHVAAAKGYAEVLKLLIQAGYDVNIKDYDGWTPLHAAAHWGKDEACRILVENLCDMDLVNKVGQTAFDVADEDVLGYLEELQKKQNLLSEKKDAKKSPLIETTTTADNNQSTKPAVKSKETLLLEVEKNAPHIENLESEKTDEELEGKKDESSCSSEEEDEDDSESENEADKTKSAAPVSNSTSSVPAPAPVSTPSNTPTTPTSPVKKVSVPTGKVSPKEEERKDESPASWRLGLRKTGSYGALAEISATKEAQKEKDLSGVMRSASSPRLTSSLDNKDKEKEKEKSLAYVAPTFPRRHPSASDIDEKENRDSAASLVRSGSYTRRRWEEDLKNNDTTSLNRTSSYQRSTSHTLTLGRSSSSRDLPAKSSSASSLDPNSTKASSSYYQSYSIHRSGSFGRRQDDAVSSTSSAVTTTTSSTSTNTITSPTGHRSVSRYWSEDGAEKEKESATVIPTINTAATTTTTTTHTTAGDGRERRRSYLTPVRDEESESQRKARSRQARQSRRSTQGVTLTDLQEAEKTIGRNRPLRSREEEKEKEEKEKQDKEKQEEKKEIEPKEDDYRSRYRFEERYRTPSLSSSSSTTVPSSSVTSSLYTSSSSLNRPDSLSGIIPSYRSSARDTEKDKKEEEKEGEDKSQPRSIRDRRRPREKRRSTGVPFWTQDSDENDPEQHSDSEEGSTKAETQSERLSRNDGSSSGSSLPDRYEPRESRRSYSRLDREDSTDYKKLYEQIQAENEKLKSQLRDTHLELDDLKRQLERATQVRGLQRQERFADRSQLEMEKRERRALERKISEMEEELKMLPDLKADNQRLKDENGALIRVISKLSK; encoded by the exons ATGGACATGGTGACGTTCCTAGTGGAACACGGTGCCTGCATCAATCAGCCTGATAATGAGGGATGGATCCCCCTGCATGCCGCCGCTTCCTGTGGATACTTGGACATCGCAGA gtatcTGATCAATGAGGGTGCGAATGTGGGCGTGGTTAATAGTGAGGGAGAGACGCCGCTGGACATCGCAGAGGAAGAGCCAATGGAGGAGCTGctgaaaaatgaaatcaacCGACAAG gtGTGGATATAGAAGCAGCgaggaaggaggaggagcgCATCATGCTACGTGACGCTCGTCAGTGGCTAAACAGCGGGCAAATCAACGACGTCCGACACACCAAGTCAGGAGGAACCGCGCTGCACGTCGCCGCTGCTAAAGGCTACGCAGAGGTTTTAAA GCTTTTAATCCAGGCAGGTtatgatgtaaatattaaagattATGACGGCTGGACTCCTCTTCATGCTGCTGCTCACTGGGGGAAGGATGAAGCCTGCAGGATCCTGGTGGAGAACCTGTGTGACATGGACCTCGTTAATAAAGTG ggtcaAACGGCCTTCGATGTGGCCGATGAAGATGTTCTGGGATATTTAGAAGAGttacaaaagaaacagaatctG CTCAGTGAGAAGAAAGACGCTAAGAAATCTCCCTTGATAGAGACCACCACTACAGCAGATAATAACCAGTCCACTAAACCTGCCGTGAAGAg TAAAGAGACACTGTTACTAGAGGTGGAGAAGAACGCTCCTCACATCGAGAACTTGGAGTCAGAGAAAACTGATGAGGAATTGGAGGGGAAGAAGGACGAGTCCAGCTGCTCCAGtgaagaagaggatgaagacGACTCTGAGTCTGAGAACGAAGCAG ATAAGACCAAGTCAGCTGCTCCAGTGAGTAACTCCACCAGTTCTGTCCCCGCCCCCGCCCCAGTATCCACCCCCAGCAACACTCCGACCACGCCCACCTCACCTGTTAAAAAG GTGAGTGTACCTACAGGTAAAGTGTCTCctaaagaggaggagaggaaggatGAGTCGCCGGCATCATGGAGACTGGGCTTGAGGAAGACAGGAAGTTACGGTGCACTGGCAGAGATCAGTGCAACAAAAGAGGCTCAGAAGGAGAAAGACCTGAGTGGGGTGATGCGCTCAGCCTCCTCACCACGACTCACCTCCTCACTGGATAACAAGGACAAGGAGAAG GAAAAGGAGAAGTCTCTGGCATACGTGGCTCCCACTTTCCCAAGAAGACACCCGAGTGCATCAGATATAGACGAGAAGGAAAACag GGACTCAGCAGCTAGTCTGGTGCGAAGTGGTTCTTACACACGGAGACGCTGGGAAGAAGATCTGAAGAACAACGACACAACCTCCTTAAACCGAACATCCAGCTACCAGCGCAG CACgtcacacactttaacacttgGCCGAAGCAGCAGTTCTCGCGATCTTCCTGCAAAATCATCTTCGGCTTCCAGTCTGGATCCTAACAGCACTAAAGCTTCATCGTCCTACTACCAGTCTTACAGCATACAccgcag cggaTCGTTTGGAAGGAGGCAAGACGATGCTGTGAGCTCCACTTCCTCTGCTGTTACTACGACGACAAGCTCCACCTCCACTAACACAATTACCTCACCTACAGGACACCGCAGTGTGTCCAG GTATTGGTCCGAGGATGGGgcggagaaagagaaggaatcGGCGACTGTAATTCCCACCATTAACACTGCAGCCACCACAactaccaccaccacacacactactgcagGAGATGGCAGAGAGAGACGCAG ATCATACCTCACTCCTGTGCGTGATGAGGAGTCCGAGTCTCAGAGGAAAGCTCGGTCTCGACAGGCCAGGCAGTCCAGAAGGTCCACACAG GGAGTGACCTTAACTGACCTCCAGGAGGCTGAGAAGACCATCGGTCGCAATCGTCCGCTGCGGTCtcgagaggaggagaaggaaaaagaagagaaggagaaacaggACAAggagaagcaggaggagaagaaggagatcGAGCCAAAAGAGGATGACTATCGTTCACGCTATCGCTTTGAGGAG CGATACCGCACCCCTTCCTTGAGCTCGTCCTCTTCCACTACTGTGCCGTCGTCCTCCGTTACTTCATCACTCTACACGTCCTCTTCCTCGCTGAACCGCCCTGACAGTCTGAGTGGAATCATACCCAGCTACAGAAGCTCTGCCCGCGACACTGAGAAAG ataagaaagaagaagaaaaggagggAGAGGATAAAAGTCAGCCTCGCTCTATACGTGATCGCAGACGTCCTCGAGAGAAACGGCGCTCTACTGGAGTCCCATTCTGGACACAAGAT AGCGATGAGAATGACCCAGAACAGCACTCGGACTCAGAGGAAGGGAGCACTAAAGCAGAAACACAG AGTGAAAGACTCTCGAG AAACGACGGCTCGTCCTCTGGTTCGTCCCTCCCTGATCGTTACGAGCCCAGAGAGAGCCGCCGGTCGTATTCACGACTCGACCGAGAGGACAGCACTGACTACAAGAAG ctttatGAACAGATCCAAGCTGAAAATGAGAAGCTTAAATCTCAGTTACGCGACACACATCTGGAGCTGGATGATCTAAAGAGGCAGCTGGAGAGGGCCACACAGGTGAGGGGATTACAG agacAGGAGCGCTTTGCTGATAGATCACAGCTGGAGATGGAGAAAAGG GAACGACGAGCTCTAGAAAGAAAGATCTCTGAGATGGAGGAGGAACttaag ATGCTTCCTGACTTGAAGGCAGACAACCAGAGGTTAAAGGACGAGAACGGTGCTCTGATCCGAGTCATTAGTAAACTGTCTAAGTAG